GGCATGATGATCTCTCCGCCATTTTGTGCGATGACCAACGGGGCACCTTCCAAAATGTCATTGAGTCCAGCCAGTTCAGCAGGCTCAGCAAGATCCATTTCATTAATGATCAGCAAATGGCCATGCTTTACAGCCAGTGCTAACGGTCCATACACAAAGGTCATGTTGCCATTAACCAGCGTGTGGTGACCAATAAGATCGGACAACTCCAATCGACCATGTGCAGTAATTTGCTGAACAGGCCAATTCAATCGAGAAGCAACTTGGCAAATTAGCGAGGTCTTACCGCATCCCGTGGGGCCTGTAATATACAAACCGTCACCGTCGGGGTTAGACAAGAACGCCAATACGTCACGTAAGTCTTCTTTTCTAAAAACATACTCGTCCTTGCGAACGGGAATGTTTGGATGGGTAGTGTCGGCACCAAATCCTTCCAGAACGAAAGCATCAGGAGCCGGAACATTAAACGCTTGATTCACTTGAACCAAAAATGGGGATTGTTCAGTCATGGTAAACCTCATCTGTTTTGACGAGGCCCCATGCCCCAACAGGGACTGAAGTCCCCGTCGGGTGGAGTGTTGATTGTGGTATGGCTGTGTATGTAAGAGTTCAGCTCGCTCTATCATTCGTACCCAGCATTGGCTACGAGTGAAACTGCTTTCTGATGCACTCGATATAAGCGCATGAGAAAGGAGCCGAAATCGGCTCCAAGTGAACGTTAAAAGTAAAATGAGCTCGGCGAGTCACCTGGCAGAACCAAGTTTTCTTGCTCAAGACTGATTTTGATTGGTGTTTCAACGGGCTGCTCTGGCTTATTGGTGCTAATGCGCAACCGCTCTTGTGGCGCTTTTCGGTAAGCGGCTAAAACCTGTTCATCCAGCTCGCCTAATTTATCGGTGGCCAATTGCTTATAGTCCACCGTACCTGCCATCATGTAGCGGCTGAGTTTGACCCCAGCATAGTCGGCATGAGCGTAGTTACCCATCATAGCGACCAATTTCGACTGAGCTTCTCGCATTTCCTCTTTCAAAGATTTAATGTGATTTTCCAGTCGAACCACTTCGGCATGTGCTGAGCAATACTGCCGAGACAGCGATGTCCAGCGGTATTGGGCTTCACCCTTGGGAACAAAACAATCTTGCTCAGGGCATTTTGACGGTTCTTTTTTAGTTTGAACTAACTCCCAAAACTGAAGCGCTGTTTCTTGCAATTCAGTTAAGAACGCAGCGTCTCGTTGTATTTCAAACTCAATCAGTTGATCCTCAAAATAGAATACCAACCAACCACGCGTGCTATTGGCGACCAGTATTTGATGCTGTACTTGCACCCAATACAACTGGTACGCCTCGCTTTGTTCTCGGTGAGCTTGCACATCCTCAAAAACTGACTGGCAAGGACATTTCAGTTCAACGGGTTCGCCCGCATCGTTGATGCCATCAAAGCTGGCTCGAAAGATTGCGTTATGATCGGCTTCTGCACATAACGGCAGAAGAAAGTCATTATGCGCATTCTCAAATGCTCGCCTTGCTTGAGGCTCCAACCGAATACCGCGAAGCACATTAGGATTATTCGACAGGTCTTCCGGTAATACGAATCCGGTTTTTTCTGCCCATAATCGCCAAGGTGTTTTGTAGGGTGAACGCCCCATAATAATTGGGGCTTCAGATGCCGTAACCCCTGCAATGCGCCACTGGTGCCATGCAGGAGTACGCTGTGATAGGTCGATAACCTTCATATTGCCTCCTTTGAGGGGAGACTCCCCCGAAGGAGAGAACTCCCCTTCAGGGTTAAGTGGTTACTTTGCAGCTTGTGCTAACGCTGTTTGGTGCTGAACAACACTTGCTTGAACCGAATCAATTGCCGCTTTACCGGCTTGAATCGAACCTACGACAAGGGCAACAACCAATACCAAGCGAAAAAGTGAGGCTGATTTAGTCATGGAAGATCTCCAAAAAAAAAGACGAGACCTTCCCCCTGACGGGAGAATAATCCCGCCAGGGTTCGTAAAATGAATGCGTGGCGCTAAGAACCTAAAGGCTGTGTGAGCGCTTTGGCTGCTTGTTGCTGTGCATTAAATATTTCTTGTTTCGCAAACGTCAGTTCAACACCTTGAAAATGTTCATTGGCATATTCCAATGCACTATTCCAAGCGTTTGAAGCTTCCGCCCGCTCGATAAGCTTGTAAACAAGCCCTCGGGTTCGATCATCAACTTGCTCGGGTGGAATCAACGATGGCTCAACAACGTGTGTTGCTTGGCCTTCGATAATTCGCTCCGCTTCGTCTTGATCGAAAATTCCCACAAAGCCAAACGCAATGCGGGAACACTGGATCATGGATTTATGTCTTAGCATTCGCTTAGTGTGCGTCTGCCATGGACCATCTACACGGTAAGGGCCATTTTTGCCGTTACCCTCAAAAGGCGGTCGATAGACTTCATCCAGATACTCAGTGATTTTGACTGGGTGCGAACGGTCCCGCCGATAGATAATGCATTCCATCCATTCAGGGCATTCTTTCGCGCCATCCAGTGAGACTTTGGTTTCTGAAGTCTTGAACTCCATGCCATCAAACTGGTCGTGTTGATTGATGATGCGAGACCATCCATCGACACCTACCACTGGAATAATTCCAGCTTGTTTATCAGGGAACGCAAAAATCTCTTTGGTGAAAGGGTTCAAGCCGTACTGATCTGCAACCACCAAGAGCGCCATCATCTGCTCATTGGTCGGTGCACTACCGTCACGTTGCTTGAATGCTGTTGCTTTTAGGGTATCGAACAACTTGTTTGGATCGACACTAAAGCGCTCAGCAAAGCGTTGGATTAGCTTTGGTTTTTCCATTGTGGACTCCGACAATCAAAGTGGGAGTCTGACCCTGACGGGAAAGTACTCCCGGCTGGGTTAAAGCGTTTTCGCTCGGTTAAAAATCTGGTTCAGGATAAGTTTGTGCCCAATTAGTTTGGGAGCCTGCATCATCCGCCGATGATGGCTCAGATGCTCTGTTCACACTATCAAGAAGCAGAAACTCGTCCGCGTCCACTTCGGTCAATCGATGCTTAGTGCCATCTTTCTCCCATGATCGCGTGCGCTGAGGCCCTTGAACAAAAAGCTTCGCTCCTTTTTGGATTAAATCTTTTGCCCTTAGCCCTAACTTAAATCCACCACGATCTCGAAAAACGACCCGATGCCATTCCGTATGCTCTTTGAGCTCATTGGATTGCCGGTCGCGCCATTTCTCAGAAGTGGCCAGCGAAATGCTGGTCACCAAATCACCTGATGGATAGGCTCGCGTCTCTGGCTCAGAGCCAACGTAGCCTATGAGTGTTACTTGGTTTTTCATGATGTTCTCCTTGTCTTAGTTGAACTCTGTGCACACAGTCGCTTCTGCCCGGCTGGGCAAAGAAGACTGACGACGCAGATAGGTTGGTATTTCGAGTAAAGCCATGTCGTACGGATGTGGCTCTTTGTAAAACGCAGATGTCAAACGGGGCATACCAGGAGCTTTAGGCACTGCCATTGGACGACGTTTTAGTGTTGGTGTGAGCAATCGCTTAATTTGAATAAGTACAAATCGAAACGGACGCACGCTTTGACGAGCAAGCAATCGCAAAAGCGACCAGCTCAGTTTTGCAAGCAACATAATGCCTGCGATTTGGATAATAAATCCGAAGATATATTCCATTGGTGACTCCTTATGTTGGTTTTGAAGGAGTCACCCCCAACTGGGGAAAACTCCCCCAGTTGGGTGGTGAAAAGGCGAACCGTAAGGAACGCATGGTTGAGCATGTAAACATGCAGGCTATTTGTTTAAGGAGGCTAGCTACCTCTTAGTACCACTGAGAATACTCAGCGGCGGGCTTCCTTTGAGCTCATGCTCTCAGGCGCAGATATTACTGAAACAGATCAGCAATATTTGATAGTCAGTGTAACCGTCTTATCCAGACAGGATAGTTAGAAAGATGCTCAATTCTTCCACCTAGCTGAAAGGCCATTACCTCACAGAGGATTAGGCTAGGGACTGATTATTGTCATATCAGGAGCAAACTTATGGCCCAAGCAAAACCCAATTACTCAAAACCCATCTTTGAACAATCATTCACAATTAACAGCTTACAGGCACAACGTGTCGTTGACCGTGTTTTTAGACGGACGGTCAGTGCGCTTTACGGAATCGATGTCATCCTGCGCATCATTGGCGATGAGAACGAAATTGATGAAGTGGAACAGATCATTAGCCAGTTGATCGAGGATTGCGCTAAAGCGGTAGACAGCGAACAAGCTCGTTTGGACAAACTGATGGAGTCCAACGGCATCGATGAAGTACCTGACTACACCGACCCGATTACCTTCAACGCAAAAATAAGCTCGCCTCAGGTTGGCCAGTTTGTTGGCTTAGTGCGCAAACTCGATGCATTGATGATCTCAATGGACACCCTCTGGTTATCTAGCGTGCTTAGCAACAAGCAACGTGTTGATGGCAACTACGCATGGCAACAGCGCATCATCAAACTTGCTCGGCGCATTATTGATATCGAAATTCGTGCACGAAAATCAGCCCAAGCTAAGGGTAAAGAAGCAGAAGTTGAGCAAGCGGTGCCTTCAACCGATGACGATATCACTGAAGAGGAAACAGATACCCCCTCCA
This portion of the Proteus vulgaris genome encodes:
- a CDS encoding AAA family ATPase; translated protein: MTEQSPFLVQVNQAFNVPAPDAFVLEGFGADTTHPNIPVRKDEYVFRKEDLRDVLAFLSNPDGDGLYITGPTGCGKTSLICQVASRLNWPVQQITAHGRLELSDLIGHHTLVNGNMTFVYGPLALAVKHGHLLIINEMDLAEPAELAGLNDILEGAPLVIAQNGGEIIMPHTKFRFIATGNSAGSGDQTGLYQGVLQQNLAFLDRFRIIEATYAEPSVEEAILENVAPGLPEVFRQKMVKVAGDIRRLFIGGTDGGAELSITMSTRTLVRWAKLTLAFKGAPNAVEYALVRSLTARAELEQREAIHRIAADVFGDHWED
- a CDS encoding YqaJ viral recombinase family protein, producing MKVIDLSQRTPAWHQWRIAGVTASEAPIIMGRSPYKTPWRLWAEKTGFVLPEDLSNNPNVLRGIRLEPQARRAFENAHNDFLLPLCAEADHNAIFRASFDGINDAGEPVELKCPCQSVFEDVQAHREQSEAYQLYWVQVQHQILVANSTRGWLVFYFEDQLIEFEIQRDAAFLTELQETALQFWELVQTKKEPSKCPEQDCFVPKGEAQYRWTSLSRQYCSAHAEVVRLENHIKSLKEEMREAQSKLVAMMGNYAHADYAGVKLSRYMMAGTVDYKQLATDKLGELDEQVLAAYRKAPQERLRISTNKPEQPVETPIKISLEQENLVLPGDSPSSFYF
- the bet gene encoding phage recombination protein Bet, which produces MEKPKLIQRFAERFSVDPNKLFDTLKATAFKQRDGSAPTNEQMMALLVVADQYGLNPFTKEIFAFPDKQAGIIPVVGVDGWSRIINQHDQFDGMEFKTSETKVSLDGAKECPEWMECIIYRRDRSHPVKITEYLDEVYRPPFEGNGKNGPYRVDGPWQTHTKRMLRHKSMIQCSRIAFGFVGIFDQDEAERIIEGQATHVVEPSLIPPEQVDDRTRGLVYKLIERAEASNAWNSALEYANEHFQGVELTFAKQEIFNAQQQAAKALTQPLGS
- a CDS encoding single-stranded DNA-binding protein, producing the protein MKNQVTLIGYVGSEPETRAYPSGDLVTSISLATSEKWRDRQSNELKEHTEWHRVVFRDRGGFKLGLRAKDLIQKGAKLFVQGPQRTRSWEKDGTKHRLTEVDADEFLLLDSVNRASEPSSADDAGSQTNWAQTYPEPDF